A single genomic interval of Schistocerca americana isolate TAMUIC-IGC-003095 chromosome 2, iqSchAmer2.1, whole genome shotgun sequence harbors:
- the LOC124595451 gene encoding cuticle protein 21-like codes for MACKLIVLAAFVAVAHAGFLGAPAVVAPGPAIAARAYAAPVAYAAPALRAAPVAYAAPALRAAPLAVAPAVRAAPVAVAAPAAVAAEYDPNPQYSYAYSVQDALTGDSKNQQESRSGDVVQGSYSLVEPDGSIRTVDYTADPVNGFNAVVHKEAGAHPAPVVAKVAAPVAYAAPAVAKIAAPVAYAAPAIAKYAAPLAYGKAILG; via the exons ATGGCCTGCAAG CTGATCGTCCTCGCCGCCTTCGTGGCCGTAGCCCATGCTGGTTTCCTGGGCGCCCCCGCCGTCGTTGCCCCCGGCCCAGCCATCGCCGCCCGCGCTTACGCCGCCCCCGTGGCGTACGCCGCCCCAGCCCTTCGTGCTGCTCCCGTGGCATACGCCGCCCCCGCACTGCGTGCCGCCCCCCTGGCCGTCGCCCCCGCCGTGAGAGCTGCCCCCGTCGCAGTCGCCGCCCCCGCCGCAGTCGCCGCCGAGTACGACCCCAACCCCCAGTACAGCTACGCTTACAGCGTGCAGGACGCCCTCACCGGTGACTCCAAGAACCAGCAGGAGAGCCGCAGCGGAGACGTCGTCCAGGGCAGCTACAGCCTGGTCGAGCCCGACGGTTCCATCCGCACCGTTGACTACACCGCTGACCCCGTCAACGGCTTCAACGCCGTCGTGCACAAGGAGGCCGGCGCCCACCCCGCCCCCGTCGTCGCCAAGGTGGCCGCCCCcgtcgcctacgccgcccccgccgtcgctAAGATCGCCGCCCCTGTGGCCTACGCCGCCCCGGCCATTGCTAAGTACGCTGCCCCCCTTGCCTATGGCAAGGCCATCCTGGGCTAA